Proteins found in one Quercus robur chromosome 2, dhQueRobu3.1, whole genome shotgun sequence genomic segment:
- the LOC126706315 gene encoding GDSL esterase/lipase At5g41890 gives MKIFVIFLFISLHILPCLSFTSFVFGDSLVDAGNNDYLFTLSKADSPPYGIDFKPSGGKPTGRFTNGRTISDIVGQALGSKSFPPPYLAPNTQVDAIHRGINYASGASGILDETGSLFIGRVPLREQVNYFEQSRNYMVNVMRENGTKELLKKAIFSLTTGSNDILNYVQPSIPFFEGDKVSPSTYQDYMVFNLTAQIKRLHELGARKFIVVGVGPLGCIPFVRSLNLLASGKCSIKVNDLIQGYNKKLNMALDQLNQQLGPEAIFVYANSFDIVMRIILNYHQYGFENANDPCCGGNFPPFVCFKGPNAKTSALCDDRSKYVFWDAYHPTEAANIIIAKMLLDGDESVSFPINIRELYNYNS, from the exons atgaAGATCTTcgttatttttttgtttatctcCTTGCATATCTTGCCATGtctttcttttacttcattTGTGTTTGGAGATTCTCTGGTTGATGCTGGAAACAATGACTATCTTTTCACACTCTCAAAGGCAGATTCACCTCCTTATGGCATTGATTTCAAGCCCTCTGGTGGTAAACCCACAGGCAGATTCACCAATGGTCGAACTATATCAGACATTGTGG GTCAAGCCCTTGGATCCAAGTCATTTCCCCCACCTTACTTAGCCCCAAACACTCAAGTTGATGCAATTCATAGAGGAATAAATTATGCTTCCGGAGCCTCAGGCATACTGGATGAAACAGGATCCTTGTTC ATAGGGAGAGTTCCATTAAGGGAGCAAGTGAACTATTTTGAGCAAAGTAGAAATTACATGGTGAATGTGATGAGAGAGAATGGTACAAAGGAACTTTTAAAGAAGGCAATCTTCTCTCTAACCACTGGGTCCAATGACATATTGAATTATGTTCAACCATCAATACCCTTTTTTGAAGGTGACAAGGTTTCTCCCTCTACCTACCAAGATTATATGGTTTTCAACTTAACCGCACAGATTAAG CGATTACATGAACTGGGGGCAAGAAAGTTCATTGTGGTTGGGGTTGGACCACTAGGATGCATACCATTTGTTCGATCACTTAATTTACTAGCAAGTGGAAAATGCTCAATTAAAGTGAACGACTTGATCCAAGGCTACAATAAGAAACTGAACATGGCGTTGGATCAATTAAATCAACAGTTGGGACCAGAAGCTATTTTTGTATATGCTAACTCCTTTGATATTGTCATGAGGATCATACTAAACTATCATCAATATG GATTTGAGAATGCAAATGACCCATGTTGCGGAGGAAACTTTCCACCATTTGTTTGCTTTAAGGGCCCTAATGCAAAAACCTCTGCTCTGTGTGATGATCGATCAAAGTATGTGTTTTGGGATGCATATCACCCAACAGAAGCTGCTAATATCATCATTGCCAAAATGTTGCTAGACGGGGATGAAAGCGTTAGCTTTCCTATCAACATTCGTGAGCTTTACAACTACAATTCCTAG